TGAGGTGCTAGAAGATTGGAGAATAGCTAATGTTGTTTCAAAGTTCAAGAAAGGctttattcgaacaaatttgggaactatacATAAAATAAGTCagagaatgccgaccacaaacctccatcccTTAAAACGACATGATTACGAGCAGAATAAGATTTAAATACGTGAAAGTGGACAATACgactcctttgttttttgttatttctttattttatgtgttttattatttattggtttttgaagggggtggagagggggagagggatgaaagggaggaaggggggaagaggaatgtcactgtgtatatattaatgatgatcatttgtgaatgttgttattgatatgattcatagtggaagaaataaaaaaaattataaaaagaaaGGCTTTAAGAATATCTGTGAAATTATAGGCCGGAGAatttgacatcagtagtgggtatgCTATTGGAAGGTACTGTAAGCATCCAGATCACCAATCCACCAACTTATAGAGAtttttgagaaggttaccaggagaattgatgaaggaaaggcagtggattgGTTTACTGGCATTCAATCCTTTGTTACTTCCTACTGCATACAAAACTGTTAATTTTGCTTTACAGTCCAGACCTCTTGATTAGAAGTTCAGAAAGCAAAACAACATCACGGTAAAGGAAGTATCTGAAGGCATATTTGCAGAGGAGGGGTATTGTTGACCATCGCTTTAATGCAacaagcattttttaaaaaataaatattctctcTCTCAGACTGATTGGAAACATAACCTGGGTCAGCGCAAAAAATCTGGGCACCATGAATGAAGAACAACAGCATGGCACCTCCTCAATATATTCCAGCACTTTCGCCCAGGTTATCTTTGTCAATGTGGGAAAATTGTACACGACAGATGTTCCTATAAAATGCAACTACACATTGACACCCATGATGACAGCCCATAAGAAGGATTGGATTGGAATTTTCAAGGTTGGTTGGAGTACAGCTCGCGATTACCACACTTTTGTTTGGGCCCCTCTCCCAAAGGAAGACAGTCATGTGGAACGCCAGCAACAAGTGACATTTGAGGCTTATTACCTTCCAAAGGATGATAATGACTTTTACCAGTTCTGCTACGTCACTCAGAAGGGAGAGATTCGTGGGGCAAGCATGCCGTTTGGGTTCAGACTAGCTGGCTGCAGCACACCTGATCAGCTGGAAAGTGACTATAGCCAAGAGATGCTCATCATCACCACACAAGAGAAACTggaagaatcagaaaaagaaaaagatgagTTGAAGGTGAACAATTTGAAGTTAAGTGAGGAAAACACAACATTGAAGGAAAAAATCAAACAGCTTGAAACCCAAACAGCAAAAGAAAAAGAGGAATATTCTGTAACATTGGAGATGAATAAGAAAGAGTCAATGGGACTGGACAAACAACTGTTGGAGCTGAAGGTAAAAAGTGAATTAGAAATGAAAGCCCAGAATGAAAAGTTGGAGCAGCTCAGAAAGGAtctgattgaaaaagaaagagaaccAGATTTACTCTTTTCGTTACAAGAACCTGCTGGCAAAGATGGAGTCATCACAggcctctgttttttttttttttttttttgtttttttttttttttttttgatttatgtgaagtttattatcatctgattgcacaagttgaGCAGCTGAAGCAGAAGAATGAAAAAGCTGTGGAGAAATTAATACGTCTTCAGCAAGAAAGCAAGCAGCTCAAAACAGAAATCAGTGCAAAGGAGACAGAGTTGGCAAGTCTGACAGAAATAAAGAATAAGACTGCGAATGAGTTGAGCGCTGCACAGGAGAGCCTGGAACTAGTGCAGGGGGGAAGTCCCTGTGCTGTTCATTATGGTGATTAGGCCCATCATGTGCAGGGTTGACCTGGCCTCCTATaccaccacaccaccccccccgcaGAATCTCTTTGTGTGAGGTTTGGGAGATTGTCTTTGGGCTGGTGCTCCTGATGCCATAGTGTAGGGGCAGGGAAAGGCTCTGAACAATCCTAGTGGGCTTTCTTGAGGCGGTCAATTGTAAACATCATGGCTTTGAGTTCTTTTGGGACAAGGATGGTTGGCACCCTGTGGGTGGTGATAGGATGTGGACATGGGTTGGTGGTGTGATTCTTCAGCCACTGTAGGATGTTCAGGGTATTCGGTGGTAGTTCCACGGAGCCAAAATGAACATTGCCTGGGATGGAGAGCGGTACACTGTAGACCATTTCCGCTGATGAAGTGGAGAGGCCCTTTTAGGTGTGGTGCAGATGCCCAACAGgacccatgggagttcatccatccagaTGGGCCCATGCAGCTGTGATTTGAGGGCTGCTTTTAGATGGCGGTGAAAGCACTCTACCAGCCCTTAGATTGGGGTGGTAGGCAGTTGTGTGGTGCAGCTGGCTGCTGCAAAATTTGGTCAAGGTTGCCCAGAGGGAAGAGGTAAACTGGGCTCCCCAGTCCGAAGTTATGTGGGAAGGGACACCAAAACGGGTGACTCACTATGAGGTAAAGGCTCTCGCACAAGTCTCCTTGCCGTTGGCTGGCATGGACACTGCCTCTGGTCAGCATGTAAAGTGGTCGACCATGGCAAAGAGGTACCTCACTCCTGGCTGATGGGAAATGACTCTACATTGCCCACATGGACGTGCGGCCGGGAAACATTGCTCTGGGCCTTTAGTGTGCCAATGGACTTTGGCTTGCTGGCATTGTACACATGTTTTTGCCCAATGTGAAACTTTGCATCAAACCTGTCCAAAATAAGGAAGACTGTTGACCAGATGGAAGGATAAGAGAGTCCAGGTACTTGATTGAATACCCACCCTCTCCAGGTCGCAGTCATGATTGGCCTGGTGTAGCCTGTAAACATATTGCTCAGGAGTTTTGGGCCTCTTGTGTCCAGCACAAACTTCTCAATTTGTAGGCTGGTGATGGTGGTGCGGTATGCCTGTGTGTTGGCATCTTCAGCCTGTGCCCTGCTGCGCTGGCTTTTTGCTACGGTGATTCAGCCTGTCATGCGTGGCGTTGACCTGGCCTACCACCTCAGAGATTGTTGGCCTGGATAATGCGTCAGCTACCATGATGGACTTACCCGCTACGTGGCGGATGTCTTTTGTATATTCGGAGATGTACGAAAGGAGCCATTGTTGCCTCGCTGACCATGGGTTCAAAACTTTGCCCAGCACATACACcagtggcttgtggtccgtgTAAGCCGTGAACACTCGGTCTTCGAGGATATACCAGAAATGGCGTATGGCCAGGTACATTGCCAGCAGTTCACGATCAAAATGCTGTACTTCAGCTCAGGTGGTTGAAGGTGTTTtctgaagaaagcaaatggctGCCAATGGTGCAAATGGCATCCACCATTGCAGCACTGCGCCCATTGCCTGGTCTAAGGCATTTGTTGTTAATGACAGGGGTAAGTCTGGATCTGGGTGGGCCAGGAACGTGGTTTTGGAAAGTGCTCTTCTGGTCTCCTCGAATGCCTGGATTGCTTCCGCAGACCGGCTGGGCTCCTTTTTACCTGCCTTAACGAGGTCAAAGAGAGGCCCCCTGGTGACtgctgctcctgggaggaagcgatgatagaaattcaccatcccaAGGAATTTCTGCAGGCCTTTGAGGGTTTTGGGCCTGAGAAAGTTCCGAATGGCCTCGACCTTATCGGGCAAAGGTGTTACTCCTACGCTGGAGATGCGGTGCCCAAGGAAGTCAATGGTGGAcaaaccgaactggcacttggatgGGTTGATGGTTAGCCCAAAAGTCTGCAGCCGGGCAAACaggcatttaaaatgtttttgtggGTCCTAGCAGCTGGGCTGGCAATGAACATGAAAATCCCCTCCAGGTCTCTTGCCACTAAGTCCTTGAGGTGCTGGAATGTTTGGGGTTCTGTTTTTCAGCCCCAATGCATTCTCAGGAACTTGAAGAGACCAAGTGCGGTGATTATGGCCGTCTTCTGGATGTCATtctggtgcactgggatctggtggtagcCCTTCAGTAGATAGACTTTAGAAAAAATCTGGGCACTTTGGTGTCATGCAGCAAAGTCCTGTATGTGCGGGATGGGGATTCTGTCCGGTACCGTTGCGTCATTGAGCCTGCGGTAGTTTCCACAGGGGTGCCAGCTGCCAGAGGTCTTTGGGACTATGTGTAGTGGTGAAGCTCATAGGATTTTGGAATGGTGGATGATCCCCAATTCCTCCATTGTGGCAAACTCGACCTTCGGTTGGAGGAACTTATCTTGGGGCAGTCACCACGCCCACGCGTACATAGGTGGTCCGGTGATCTCAATGTGGTGTTGCACGCCATGTACTGGTTCTGCATTGTGGAAGTTGGGGGCCAGTAGAGTGGGAAAGTCGGCGAACAGTGCAGTGTACTTGCTTGGTTCGAGAGTGTGGACTCCCAAAGGCCAGAAAGTACGTTGGCGTAGTGTGAGGGGGAAAACCTGGAAGGTGGTGGAATTAACCAGCCAGCATTGGTTGAGGTTGACCAGGAGTTCAttcacccagaggaaatctgctcATAGGAGTGCCTGGCCTACTGAGGCCACAGTACAGACCCAACTGAAAATGGCATTCCCAGTGCGAATGGTCAAGCAACATGTCCCATAGGTGGGGTTGGATGAACCATTGGCACCCAGTAGGGGTAGGCTTCTGGCATTGTTCTTCTGCTCAAAGAAGGTGGGTGGAACTAGGGTGATTTCTGCGCCGGTGTCTATCAGGAATTCCCACTGGGCCTTCTGGTCGCAAAGGTAAAGCAGGCCTTTTCTGGTGCCAACTGCTGAGGCCACTAACAGCAGCCAGCTTACTCATTTCCCTGCATCGGACTGGGTTTGGTGCCTGAAAAGATGCAGGGCAGTATGCACCACCAGCCATTGTGGCCCCACCAATGGTGGTGGTAGCAGTACCCCGCTGTTTTGTCACTGCAGTCGCGGCGTTATGGCTGGACTGCTGCGATGTCCGCCATGGGGGCACACTAGGTGGCCAAGGTTTGTGCTGTTGCTCCCACCGCACAAATGGGCTGCACGTGGATGGAGTCGGGTTGCGGAGTGCGGAAAAGCCAGTCTGCTTCTCTCGCCATGAGTTGCAGTTCGGCAAAGTCCATGTTGGAGATGGCGGCGGCAATGTGGACTGGCAACTTAGAAAggaacagggcctcaaacagGAAGCACTTTGTGTGTCCGTATACAAGAGCCACTAGCTCCTGAATCAATTCTGAGGGTTTGCGTGTTAAGCATGCGAACAGCCGTTCGTGCCAGCTAGTTTCAAATGACTCAAGCAAAAACCATTTAAACGTCATGTACTTGCCGTTCATGGGTGGGTGGTTGACAAACAGGGCGACTTTCACTGCTGTGATGGGGTCCAGGGCGCTGGCCAAGTGCCAGAACTTCGTGTTCTCGGCTGTTATTCCTCGCAAGGCGAACTGTGAGTCTACAAGTTGCAGCCAGCTGTGTGGCTGCTTTGCCCAGAATGGTGGCAAGTGGAAGCTTATGGCATAAACTACCACAGGAGATCTATTGGTAGCAACTGCTGGGGCTGTAGACGAGTTGGCAGGATGCATCTTGCTGTGTGTTGTGGGCTCTAAAAATGTTAGAATCtgtttggggtcaccactgtggcactgctaaaggcagagctgctgaaataaatgctgtccacaccaagcaagtaaaccagtaactgccatTTATTCAAACCACACACGTTCCTTTTTAGTGGAGGCAACAGGCTcacgggagtgatgtcataatgctgctctGAAGACAGGTTGTTCCCCTGGCaatgcgctcctgcagcctggaacttctgtgtggtgggaggaaaacagccACTCTGGTTGTTTGCTACGGCGACCCAGCCCGCTACACCAAAACATCTGAAAAAACAATcctttttagtgtatttacactTTCTTTTAGTATAATTCACTTCTCCAATACAAACACTATGTCAGCTTACTTACtatttccttccctctcccaaaactttgaaaattaaacaactaaagcaattaaagtgacaaacagaaaaatggtaaaaagaaaaaaaaagaatttcagtgtGCTGCCAGTCTTTCTAATCTACTTCCACTCTTTGAGGTGCTTCACTGCTGTTGACTTTATGTATTTTGTTAGCTTTTTAGAACTGTGGGTTGTTGTTATCACTGCACACCACTCTAGATAATGCTGCCATATTTTAGTAAAAGTattgtacttatttcttaaattatatgttattttctccatgggcaTATAGTTGTGTATCTCTGTGgtccaccctcttgaatgatgttttgatgtcaccctcagagacagatatcacagggtcctcagccttttcagggattctaataggcattgtttggttcttcttcaaAATGGACATATAATCTATTCAGctcatcacagccatctatagtctTCACcttcgctttgtaggctgtaaaggCCTGCTCTCCCTGCCATTGCtagcgtgtatctgtctctgactttagcttcctctggaattgtcaCTCTGCTTTGAGttggccttctgcaggtcgtGCCTGGACTTCTTATGAAGATCTTGATCCCCagcccttgttctcaccctcagctgGTTGTGGATTTTCTGATTCATccaggcttctggttggggaacacctggtattTGCTTGTGGGCACATACTCATCCACATAGGTCTTAATGAAGTCGGTGACTTcatcaagtctatggatgagttcttgaatatgttccagtccaccaattcaaagcaatcATACATTGGGAGCCTGTCTCCTAGTGTAGTGCAGGGCCTCCTGGGCACAACTATCTGCTCCAAATGTGGGGTGGCTTTAGCTGTGAGTGAGGCCCCACTGTAAGGATCTTCAGCAGCCTTACCTGTCACTGGGATGGAATGTCTGCAAATACCTCTGATATTCACAAAGGTTCCTAAACTCCtgggttctttaaaaaaaattaaagatttacatcaaaattactttaaaaaaaaaacggaaACACTGAAAACACTTTTGTGGACTAAAAGCATTGAAGTATGTTCAAAATGCATTAAATCAACTAAGTAGGTCAACATCTGAGAAGAGtccatttctttccattcacttcAATGGGACTGTTATATTTGTGCCATTTTTAAATTGGAGGAAGTGCAATGAACAGAATTCCCATTGAATCCCATGAGGAGTTCACTGGGACAGCACAAAGTGTGCCAGGACCAACAGATAACTGAGGAGGATTGCACTTCAGTCTGTACTCAGGAGTGCTGAGCTTTCACCCAGATAACATTTAAAACCTTGATACGAGCAGAACTGACAGCTTTTAATAAGCAAAATATTCActtcattaatttatttgttgtgCAGCTGAAATGAATTACTGCTTTTAAATCTATGTTAGATTTTTCTTATTTTCTCAGCTGTTTATTTGGAATTgataaaatgtgatttttttaaaatgtagactttttttttaaattttttatttttcacaccataaatcacaatagccatgatatacacgttttctttttcacacatttacagtgacattttctccccccccctcctcccaagccattcccccaacccccccctcatccaatttaggtatacaatctaggttgcattaattcagtcagacaatgttgtcattcaacaaaattacaccagaaattctactgagtccattcttttctttccttctccttccatcaacttaggtaatgtttgtgaTGTCTCTGTAAAAagataccaaaatgctggaggaactcagccgatctttcagcgtccataggagacaaagatatattgccaactttcaggcctgagcccttcttcaagaatttagcaaagaataagcagaatgagccaagagcaggaaatctcagagaaCAGACGGTACTGGATGGGGAaggagtccaaaccaacaaaaggtattaattggatatgataaagcgagaggtgaaaattgactatgtttgtgtgaaaggagacagggaaaagggagagggacagggctggaggaagggaatggggggggggtagaaattagggggtgggggtttaacgaaagccagaaaagtcaatattaatgcaatCTGGTTGGATGGTGTCCAGTtgaaagatgaagtgttgttcctctaatttgcgggtggtctcagtctggcagtgcataagacctcccagtggccactcatttcaattctctatcccattcccttgctgacatgtctgtctatggtctaaAGCAATGTGGaaagggtagaaagaaaaagtttggaaaccactgttttaatcatacctcattgacttgttatgtgcacggtttcataactctgaaggaaatgggccaatgacaatttttctcaagcaaaatatttcagtaacaattgggtctagagcattgattctcaaccttcccttcccactcatattttctttggcttggcttcgcggacgaagatttatggaggggtaaatgtccacgtcagctgcaggctcgtttgtggctgacaagtccgatgcgggacaggcagacacggttgcaacggttgcaggggaaaattggtgggttgggggttaggtgttgggttttttctcctttgtcttttgtcagtgaggtgggctctgcggtcttcttcgaaggaggttgctgcccgctgaactgtgaggcgccaagatgcacggtttgaggcgatatcagcccactggaggtggtcaatgtggcaggcaccaagagatttctttaggcagtccttgtacctcttcattggtgcacctctgtcacagtggccagtggagagc
The Narcine bancroftii isolate sNarBan1 chromosome 1, sNarBan1.hap1, whole genome shotgun sequence genome window above contains:
- the LOC138759265 gene encoding tax1-binding protein 1 homolog B-like; amino-acid sequence: MNEEQQHGTSSIYSSTFAQVIFVNVGKLYTTDVPIKCNYTLTPMMTAHKKDWIGIFKVGWSTARDYHTFVWAPLPKEDSHVERQQQVTFEAYYLPKDDNDFYQFCYVTQKGEIRGASMPFGFRLAGCSTPDQLESDYSQEMLIITTQEKLEESEKEKDELKVNNLKLSEENTTLKEKIKQLETQTAKEKEEYSVTLEMNKKESMGLDKQLLELKVKSELEMKAQNEKLEQLRKDLIEKEREPDLLFSLQEPAVYYHLIAQVEQLKQKNEKAVEKLIRLQQESKQLKTEISAKETELASLTEIKNKTANELSAAQESLELVQGGSPCAVHYGD